The following is a genomic window from Saprospiraceae bacterium.
GGAAGGAGTAATTGATTCTTCAAACCATGTATTCAATTATAAAAATATGATGGTATGTGACGGCAGTGCCATCTCAGCCAATCCTGGCGTAAATCCAAGCCTTAGTATCACTGCAATTACAGAAAGAGCTATGAGTCTGATACCCTTGAAGGGAAATAAACGCAATTAAAAATTTTGGTTATACAAAACCCATCTTAATACACTTATAATGAAAGCACTATTATGTAGAGAACATGGTTTGCCTGAAACCCTGAAAGTTGAAGAAGTGGATTCCCTCAAAGCCTCTCCTGGTAAAGTGATTATTAGTGTAGGTGCGTGCAGTATCAATTTTCCGGATACACTGATCATCCGCAATCTGTACCAATTTAAACCGGAATTGCCTTTTTCGCCCGGAGGTGAAGTGGCGGGAATCATCAAAGAAACCGGCGAAGGAGTAAAACATCTGAAACCCGGTGATAGGGTCTTTGCCCTCTGTGGATGGGGTGGCCTAGCAGAAGAGGTAGAAGTGGAAGCAAAACGTGTATTTCCGCTCTTGCCGGGTATGGATTTTATCACAGGGGCATCAGTTATGTACAATTACGGAACATCTTATCACGCACTAAAAGACAGGTCAAAATTGCAACCCGGTGAGACATTGCTGGTATTGGGTGCCGGTGGAGGTGTAGGTCTGGCTGCTGTAGAACTTGGAAAATTGATGGGAGCAACTGTCATCGCTGCCGCATCCACAGATGAAAAGCTGATGGTGTGCAGAGAAAAAGGCGCGGATCATGTCATCAATTATTCTACTGCAGATATTAAAGATACCATCAAAACCATGACCAACGGCAAGGGTGTGGATGTAGTTTATGATCCAGTTGGAGATAAATATGCGGAACCCGCAATTAGGTCCATGGCCTGGAAGGGCAGGTATCTCGTCGTAGGATTTGCCGGAGGAGAGATACCCAAGATTCCACTCAATCTCGCTTTGCTCAAGGGATGCGATATTGTGGGTGTCTTTTGGGGACAGTTTGCCGAAAAAGAAGCCGGAAACAATATGGAAAATATCAGACAGTTGGCAGGATATTTTATGCAAGGCAAATTAAAGCCGCACATTCATAAAACCTATCAACTCAATGAGGCATCACAGGCTATTTCGGATCTGATGGACAGAAAAGTTGTAGGTAAGGCTGTTGTGGTCATGATGGATGATGAGGCAAAACCACATAAAATACAAAATCAGCAAGGTACAATACCTACAGAAGCTACCGAAGCAGTCATAACTGAAGGAAAATTGGTTTTTAAAAACATTGCCGAACTCAAGACCTTTAAAGGCAAATCATTAGGAATATCACGGCAGGAAATCAGCCAAAAAATGATTGATGAATTTGCTGCATCTACACTTGACTTTCAGTGGATTCACGTGGATGCTGATCGGGCAAAAAAAGAGTCTCCTTACGGCAAAACTATTGCACACGGGTTTAATATCCTTTCGTTTTCATCTCATTTTATGTATGAAATGTTTGAAGTCAAATCGATAAAAATGGGACTCAATTATGGTTGCAACAAAGTAAGGTTTATGTCGGCCACACCCGTGGGAAGCCGGGTACAGATGAAAGCTATTCTGAAAGAAGTAGAAGAAACCGCACCCAATACGGCCAAACTGACCATTGAAGCCACATTTGTAATCGATGGGCAAGAAAAACCAGTCTGTGTTGCAGAAATTCTAAGCATGCTTTTTGAATGAAGCCAAAAAATATAGATTCAGTTTTTTAAATGCTTAATATTAGTTTTTTGGCACGGGATTTGGAATTGTATTAAAAGAAATTCAATTTTGCAGCATGTTTTTAGGAAGAGTATTGGTATTGTGCCTGTGTACAGGTTTTTTATCTTTTGATTTTAATCCCGAATCTGCAGCTGAGAAATATGTAGAAGCTTACAAAGAGCTTGCCATCGTGGAGATGTATCGTACAGGCATACCTGCGAGTATCACTTTGGCACAGGGATTGCACGAATCTTATTACGGCACAAGCAAACTTGCTACTGAAGCCAATAATCATTTTGGCATAAAATGTAAAACCTACTGGACCGGCAGAACATATTATCACAAAGATGATGATTTAAATAAAAAAGGTCAGTTGATAGAATCATGTTTCAGGGCTTATGAGCGGGACATTGACTCATACATTGACAGATCCAATTTTTTGGCACAAACAGAAAGGTACGCTATGCTTTTTGATTATGAAAATACCGATTATATGGCATGGGCATACGGTCTGAAAGTCTGTGGATACGCTACTGATGAAAACTATGCGCAAAAATTGGTTGAGAAAATCAAAAAATATAATCTTGACAAATTTGATACATCTGAAGACCCATTCAAAATGTTGATCAGAAAGTGATATAGCCCGTGTAAAAAAACTACATAAAGGTGATATACGCTACGTTTAATTTCTACAAAATAGTATTCTTGTTGACAAAGAAGAAAACGGCTTCACAAAATCCCTAACTAATCATTGTCCCTTAACTCTACAGTCAAAAACTAGTGCTCTGTCAATTTAACCTTAACAAAACATTATGGCCATTTCTTCTGTGAGTCGAATCCAAAAAATATAAATAGCAACAATACTTTTTTTACAGAATTATTTCAAAACTGGGAACAACGCCAATATTATATCTAAACATGTCTACCTGGTTTGGATTCAACAGGCTAAGTTTACTTCTTAGCTGACTAATTCTATGATTTTCGTCGAATAAAAAGACGTTTATATATATACATTGGTCATTTACTAAACACTGTTTATTAAATTTGCGTTGTAATTTAAATTTACTTTTATATGGGTCTCACAGAAAGAAAAGAAAGAGAGAAAATAGAACTTAAAAATTTAATTCTGGATGCTGCGCGAAAAATTTTGTTGGCACAAGGTCAAGATGGTTTATCAATAAGAAAAATAGCAGATGAAGTTGAATATAGTCCGGCGACTATCTACCTCTATTTTCCAGATAAAGATGCTATTTTGCACGAATTGATGGAAATGGGTTTTGGTGTGATGAATGAATACATGATGCCATCATATGCAGAAAAAGATCCGATCAAAAGGATACATAGCATTGGCCATGCATATATCAAGTTTGGACTAGAAAATAAAGATTGGTACGAACTCATGTTCAACTCTGATAAGCCTATGAAACACATCGAAAAATGTTGTGAAGATTGGGACCAAGGTATGGCTATGTTTGCTTTTTTGACTCAAACATGTCAAGAAGCGATCAGTCAGTTGGAAATCAAGGATTTGGAATCAGATATTTTGGCTTTACATCTATGGAGTAGTGTTCACGGCTTAGTAAATTTATCCCTTACAGAAAGATTAGAAATAGTACAGAGAAATAATAGCTCTGAGTTGATAACCAAAACATTGGATGCAATCATCCTAACCGTATTTAGAAAATAATTTTTTTATATTAAAATAAACAGTGTTCATTAAACAAACACATAAAATATGTCCAGACATTATATAATATTATTACTCATCTTTGGAGTAAATATGGCAGTAGCCCAAGACTTTTTGCCCATAGTAAATATGGCTTGGGAAAACAACCACGAGCTGAAGGCTAAAAATTTTCAGCTCGAAAGCGCTACCAAGTCCTGGCTAGAAGCCAAGGCAATGTACGGGCCAGATGTAAAATTTGGAATCCAATATACCCTAGCCGCAGGTGGTAGAAGTATTGCTTTTCCTGTAGGAGATTTGCTCAATCCGGTGTACAGTACACTCAATCAGATTACTCAAAATAATAGCTTCCCACAGATATCCAATGTCAATGAGCAATTTTTGCCCAATAATTTTTATGATGCCAGATTTAGAGTGACCCAAGCTATCTACTATCCAGATTTGGCCATCAACAAAAAACTAAAAATGGAAATGTTGGAACAAAAAAATCTGGAAATCAAAGCTTTCAAGCGTTTGGTTAGCAAACAAACTATGCAAGCTTATATCCAATATGCCATGACTCAAAACGCCATAGATATATACCTATCAGCGGACACACTTCTTAATGAAGCCAAACGCACTACTCAAAGTATGATCAAAAATGGCAAAGCTTTACCAACGGCAATGTCGCGATTAGAAAATCAATCAGCAGAACTTTTATCTCAAAAAACCGAAGCCCTATCCAATCAAAAAAATGCTGAAAATACACTCAGATTTGTTTTAGGTATAAATGAAACAGGTAGTATTCCTAGCTTGGATGGATTTAATCGTATTCCTACTTTAGTCTTGGATAATATTGCGGACAGAGAAGAACTTTTACAACTTAAACAAGCTACCATAATGCAATCTCTGGCAGTTCAAAGAGAAGAAAAACATTACTTACCCAAAATAGGTGCACAATTGGATGCAGGAAGTCAGGATTTTGATTTTGGATGGGAGCCTTATGCTTTACTCGGAATCAATGTGGATATGAACATATATGATAGTAAAAAGCATCACCATAGAAAACAAGCCGCTAAAGCTGAAATTATGGCCACTGAAGCCATGTATTTACAAGCCGAAAACCAAATAAAACTTCAACAAAATGTAGCCAAAGAAAATCTCAATACTGCGATCAAACAAGCCAATATCTTTGAAACCAGAATCAAGGCAACACAGAAAATTTATGATGAAGTATTTGCCAAATACAAAGAAGGAACCGCCGGATACATAGAGTTGGTAGATGCACAAACCCAATATACTCAAATAAAAATGCAACATCTTTTAGCTAAAAATAATGCCTGGATCAAGTGGGCAGAATATATTTATGCAACAGCCATTTTTCCTATTCAATAATTAAATTCAAACCTATCACCATGAAAATATTAAATATCTCAATAGCTATTTTAGGTCTTTGTTTCTTTGCTTGTAAACAAGATCAAAATGAACCATCTCCAACACCCAAAAAGGCTTCAAACTTTGTAAAGATACAAAATATAGATACCATCACTGAGTCTGATATCATCGAAGTACTAGGTATCGTGATGAGTGAAGCAGAAGGTAGGCCTTCATTCAAAACTGGTGGTGTCATCAAGAAAACTTATATAAAAGAAGGAGATATCGTCTCCAAAGGCCAACTATTGGCCACTCTGGAAATGCAAGAAATCAATGCTCAAGTGCAACAAGCAGAAGAAGGACTACAAAAAGCAATTCGCGATAAAAATAGAGTGGGCAATCTTTATAAAGATAGTGTTGCTACATTAGAGCAGTATCAAAATGTATCTACGGCTTATGAAGTAGCCAAAAGAACTTCAGAAATTGCTAATTTCAACAAACAATACTCTGAAGTTAGAGCTCCGATCTCAGGAAAAATAATCAAACAAATCATGTATAGCGGTGAGATTACTGGTCCAGGCAATCCCATTTATGCTATACTTGGAATAGGGAAAAGTGACTGGGTCGTACAAGCAGGTCTTACAGATAGAGATTGGGCTAGAGTACAGAAAAATGATAAAGTCAATATTAAATTGGACGCATATCCTGGTCAAAATTTTGCAGGAATGGTTTCCAAAAAATCGTCTGTTGGTGGCAGTGCAAGTGGTACTTTTGATGTAGAAATCAAATTCGTAAGCCAACCTGCAAATCTAGCTGCCGGATTGATCACAAATCTGTCCATCACATCAGGAAAGAAGGAAAATTTTATGGTCATACCTATCGAAGCCTTGATAAAATCTAATGGTCAATCTGCATACGTTTTTACTGCCGAAAATGGTAAAGCCAAGCAAACCAAAATTACAATAGCTAAATTATTAGGTGATAAAGTGGCAGTATCTTCAGGTCTTGATGGCGTCACCAACGTGATCACCACTGGAGCTATGTATTTAGAAGAAGGAGATCCAGTAGAGTATTAATTTGAACAACCGAATTATTTGAACAACAGAATTATTTGAATGATTCGAACAACCGAATGTCGAACAAAGAGTACATCAGATGGAAATCACAAAATCACTAAATCACAAGATCACCAAATAAAAAAAACATGGGTTTTAATAAATTTTTTGTAAAAAATTGGCAGTTTACTTTGGTCATTTTTACGGCCGTTATGGTATTGGGTATTAATGCACTTTTTAATATGCC
Proteins encoded in this region:
- a CDS encoding zinc-binding dehydrogenase, producing the protein MKALLCREHGLPETLKVEEVDSLKASPGKVIISVGACSINFPDTLIIRNLYQFKPELPFSPGGEVAGIIKETGEGVKHLKPGDRVFALCGWGGLAEEVEVEAKRVFPLLPGMDFITGASVMYNYGTSYHALKDRSKLQPGETLLVLGAGGGVGLAAVELGKLMGATVIAAASTDEKLMVCREKGADHVINYSTADIKDTIKTMTNGKGVDVVYDPVGDKYAEPAIRSMAWKGRYLVVGFAGGEIPKIPLNLALLKGCDIVGVFWGQFAEKEAGNNMENIRQLAGYFMQGKLKPHIHKTYQLNEASQAISDLMDRKVVGKAVVVMMDDEAKPHKIQNQQGTIPTEATEAVITEGKLVFKNIAELKTFKGKSLGISRQEISQKMIDEFAASTLDFQWIHVDADRAKKESPYGKTIAHGFNILSFSSHFMYEMFEVKSIKMGLNYGCNKVRFMSATPVGSRVQMKAILKEVEETAPNTAKLTIEATFVIDGQEKPVCVAEILSMLFE
- a CDS encoding glucosaminidase domain-containing protein is translated as MFLGRVLVLCLCTGFLSFDFNPESAAEKYVEAYKELAIVEMYRTGIPASITLAQGLHESYYGTSKLATEANNHFGIKCKTYWTGRTYYHKDDDLNKKGQLIESCFRAYERDIDSYIDRSNFLAQTERYAMLFDYENTDYMAWAYGLKVCGYATDENYAQKLVEKIKKYNLDKFDTSEDPFKMLIRK
- a CDS encoding TolC family protein, encoding MSRHYIILLLIFGVNMAVAQDFLPIVNMAWENNHELKAKNFQLESATKSWLEAKAMYGPDVKFGIQYTLAAGGRSIAFPVGDLLNPVYSTLNQITQNNSFPQISNVNEQFLPNNFYDARFRVTQAIYYPDLAINKKLKMEMLEQKNLEIKAFKRLVSKQTMQAYIQYAMTQNAIDIYLSADTLLNEAKRTTQSMIKNGKALPTAMSRLENQSAELLSQKTEALSNQKNAENTLRFVLGINETGSIPSLDGFNRIPTLVLDNIADREELLQLKQATIMQSLAVQREEKHYLPKIGAQLDAGSQDFDFGWEPYALLGINVDMNIYDSKKHHHRKQAAKAEIMATEAMYLQAENQIKLQQNVAKENLNTAIKQANIFETRIKATQKIYDEVFAKYKEGTAGYIELVDAQTQYTQIKMQHLLAKNNAWIKWAEYIYATAIFPIQ
- a CDS encoding TetR/AcrR family transcriptional regulator; amino-acid sequence: MGLTERKEREKIELKNLILDAARKILLAQGQDGLSIRKIADEVEYSPATIYLYFPDKDAILHELMEMGFGVMNEYMMPSYAEKDPIKRIHSIGHAYIKFGLENKDWYELMFNSDKPMKHIEKCCEDWDQGMAMFAFLTQTCQEAISQLEIKDLESDILALHLWSSVHGLVNLSLTERLEIVQRNNSSELITKTLDAIILTVFRK
- a CDS encoding efflux RND transporter periplasmic adaptor subunit, which translates into the protein MKILNISIAILGLCFFACKQDQNEPSPTPKKASNFVKIQNIDTITESDIIEVLGIVMSEAEGRPSFKTGGVIKKTYIKEGDIVSKGQLLATLEMQEINAQVQQAEEGLQKAIRDKNRVGNLYKDSVATLEQYQNVSTAYEVAKRTSEIANFNKQYSEVRAPISGKIIKQIMYSGEITGPGNPIYAILGIGKSDWVVQAGLTDRDWARVQKNDKVNIKLDAYPGQNFAGMVSKKSSVGGSASGTFDVEIKFVSQPANLAAGLITNLSITSGKKENFMVIPIEALIKSNGQSAYVFTAENGKAKQTKITIAKLLGDKVAVSSGLDGVTNVITTGAMYLEEGDPVEY